One part of the Rubrobacter radiotolerans DSM 5868 genome encodes these proteins:
- a CDS encoding DUF433 domain-containing protein — translation MEATEIVSRDPEVMNGALVFAGTRVPVEVLVEYLAAGDSLDEFLEAIPTVSREQAVAYLKLTPEAVEEAAGLAGSAR, via the coding sequence ATGGAGGCGACAGAGATAGTCTCGCGCGACCCGGAGGTGATGAACGGGGCGCTGGTGTTCGCGGGCACCCGGGTGCCGGTGGAGGTGCTGGTGGAGTACCTGGCCGCCGGGGATTCCTTGGACGAGTTTTTGGAGGCGATCCCGACCGTGAGCCGCGAGCAGGCGGTGGCCTACCTGAAGCTAACCCCGGAGGCCGTCGAGGAGGCGGCGGGCCTTGCGGGTTCTGCTCGATGA
- a CDS encoding tyrosine-type recombinase/integrase codes for MSEAVNAALNVGGDGARPSDPASLAAPEVLPAPILALAPVEEVLVGEENPVLSYLGRLSEGSRRTMRGSLEEIARASSGGRLAAVEFPWWRLTGTHTAVIRGYLAGRYAPSTANKMLSALKGVLKACFRLGLMTADERDRASDVAPVRGTRLPPGRSIPRGELSALFAVCAREAEDPKMRARGVRDAAMLALLYVGGLRRTELASLRLGDYERETATLRVRGKGNKERPVYAEGGADLLLERWLELRGSGELGDPLFLPVRKDGRVEHADAFGEKKTSLSDQAVYKMVKRRHREAGVKEISPHDFRKTFVSDLLDAVGDLSVAQKLAGHADPATTARYDRRGERAMRRAASHLHVPHFDRRPHK; via the coding sequence GTGAGCGAGGCCGTGAACGCTGCTTTGAACGTCGGTGGGGACGGGGCTCGCCCGTCCGACCCGGCCTCGCTGGCAGCGCCGGAGGTCCTGCCGGCCCCCATCCTGGCGCTCGCTCCCGTCGAGGAGGTTCTCGTTGGGGAGGAGAACCCGGTCCTTTCGTACCTGGGGAGGCTCTCCGAAGGGTCCAGGCGCACCATGCGCGGCTCGCTGGAGGAGATCGCGCGTGCCTCCTCCGGCGGCCGACTCGCGGCGGTCGAGTTCCCCTGGTGGCGGCTCACCGGCACGCACACGGCCGTCATCCGCGGCTACCTCGCTGGGAGGTACGCCCCCTCCACGGCCAACAAGATGCTCAGCGCGCTCAAGGGCGTCCTGAAGGCCTGCTTCCGGCTCGGCCTCATGACGGCCGACGAGCGCGACCGGGCCTCCGACGTGGCCCCGGTCCGGGGGACGCGCCTCCCCCCCGGCCGCTCGATACCGCGCGGGGAGCTGTCCGCGCTCTTCGCCGTCTGCGCGAGGGAGGCCGAGGACCCGAAGATGCGCGCCCGGGGCGTCCGGGACGCCGCCATGCTCGCGCTGCTCTACGTCGGCGGCCTCCGCCGGACCGAGCTCGCCTCGCTCAGGCTCGGCGACTACGAGCGGGAGACTGCGACGCTGCGCGTGCGCGGGAAAGGCAACAAGGAGCGGCCCGTCTACGCCGAGGGCGGGGCCGACCTGCTGCTGGAGCGGTGGCTGGAGCTCCGGGGGAGCGGAGAGTTGGGAGATCCCCTCTTCCTCCCCGTCAGGAAGGACGGGCGGGTGGAGCACGCCGACGCTTTCGGGGAGAAGAAGACCTCGCTCTCGGACCAGGCCGTCTACAAGATGGTCAAGCGGCGGCACAGGGAGGCCGGCGTGAAGGAGATCTCGCCCCACGACTTCCGCAAGACGTTCGTGAGTGACCTGCTGGACGCGGTGGGCGACCTCTCCGTCGCGCAGAAGCTCGCCGGCCACGCGGACCCGGCTACCACGGCCCGCTACGACCGGCGCGGCGAGAGGGCGATGCGGCGGGCAGCGAGCCACCTGCACGTCCCTCACTTCGACCGCCGGCCTCACAAATGA
- a CDS encoding transposase: MTRKLPISPSPGPLEGYATRFNDLFRARAQREGFRRYLEGLLLPAERNKTLMALANTEPVAGAQRKEAQGLQWFLSEFTWAPEETNARRIELLASESKTAPDEHGVLVIDEHGDR; the protein is encoded by the coding sequence GTGACCAGAAAGCTGCCCATCTCGCCCTCCCCAGGTCCGTTGGAGGGCTACGCTACCCGCTTCAACGATCTCTTCCGGGCTCGTGCTCAGCGCGAAGGTTTCCGGCGTTATCTGGAAGGGCTTTTGCTCCCTGCCGAGCGCAACAAGACCTTGATGGCCTTGGCCAACACCGAACCCGTTGCGGGGGCGCAGCGCAAGGAGGCGCAGGGCCTGCAGTGGTTCCTCTCGGAGTTCACTTGGGCTCCGGAGGAGACTAACGCCCGCAGGATAGAGCTGTTGGCCTCGGAGTCGAAGACCGCGCCCGATGAGCACGGCGTCCTGGTGATCGATGAACACGGGGATCGTTAA
- a CDS encoding ArsR/SmtB family transcription factor: MVVEKVAGGSGGVERDVREGVCEVDVVHAGAVRRVREVLPDEGATRRVAEVFGVLSDPTRARIVCALSIEELCVCDVAAVAGLSVSAASHQLKRLRDRGVVDYRKEGRLAFYRLVDDHVRSLMEEGVGRVLAEGVAERKTVGAAASGPYGAKGA, from the coding sequence GTGGTGGTCGAGAAGGTGGCGGGGGGATCCGGAGGGGTCGAGCGGGACGTGCGCGAGGGCGTCTGCGAGGTGGACGTCGTCCACGCGGGGGCCGTGCGCAGGGTGCGTGAGGTCCTGCCCGATGAGGGGGCGACGCGCAGGGTGGCCGAGGTCTTCGGGGTGCTCTCCGACCCGACGCGGGCGCGGATCGTCTGCGCGCTCTCTATCGAGGAACTGTGCGTGTGCGACGTGGCGGCGGTGGCGGGGCTCTCGGTGAGCGCCGCGAGCCACCAGCTCAAGAGGCTGCGGGACCGTGGGGTCGTGGACTACCGCAAGGAGGGCCGTCTGGCCTTCTACCGCCTCGTGGACGATCACGTCCGCTCTCTGATGGAGGAGGGCGTGGGGCGGGTACTCGCGGAGGGCGTGGCGGAGCGCAAGACGGTGGGCGCCGCCGCCAGCGGGCCTTACGGGGCGAAGGGGGCTTAG
- a CDS encoding heavy metal translocating P-type ATPase, producing the protein MTEKELRDLEPEEAEDRDDDDDDDEVEGFEGPWYAFPPARNALVSGALLVVGWLVGRFTEAPGYVPVAVFVLAILVGAYYWAREGWEEFVEEREVGIEALMAAATVGAVILGEWSEAAFLVFLFAAAEATEEYTYARTRTAIRSLLDLAPETATRLVPEDGREETVPAEELEVGDLFLVRPGERIPTDGEIIEGESSLDEAAVTGESVPVEKGEGGKVFAGTINTTGSLKVRATTPFESNSLQKIIHLVEEAQGVKSRAQRWIDRFGNRYSPAVLVGALLLLVVPPLLGGAFDTWSYRAVVLLVAAAPCALVMSTPVAVAAAIGRAGREGVLIKGGIHLENLSKLKVVAFDKTGTLTRGRPVVTDVVASANGSPEEMLRAAAGVERLSEHPLARAIVDRARSEGISLPDPRGFESLTGAGAKAQVDGRSVYVGSPALFRDLGVSPDGALEEIGRLQAEGKTVVLVGDEARVEGLLALRDEPREEARRAVEDLHGMGYRVAMLTGDNERTAKAIAKELGIDDVRADLKPEDKVTAVKELEREYGPVAMVGDGINDSPALATASVGMAMGTAGTDAAIEAADVALMGDDPGKAAYALRLARRSQGISLQNIVFSILVLAVLIPGAVLGALGIAVAVFAHEASELLAVANGLRAARRVA; encoded by the coding sequence GTGACGGAGAAGGAGCTGCGCGACCTGGAGCCCGAGGAGGCCGAGGACCGCGACGACGATGATGACGACGACGAGGTAGAAGGGTTCGAGGGCCCCTGGTACGCCTTCCCGCCCGCGCGTAACGCCCTCGTCTCGGGCGCGCTGCTTGTGGTGGGGTGGCTGGTCGGCAGGTTCACGGAGGCCCCCGGCTACGTCCCCGTCGCCGTCTTCGTCCTGGCTATCCTGGTCGGGGCCTACTACTGGGCGCGCGAGGGGTGGGAGGAGTTCGTAGAGGAGCGGGAGGTCGGCATCGAGGCGCTCATGGCCGCCGCCACCGTCGGGGCGGTGATCCTGGGCGAGTGGTCCGAGGCCGCCTTCCTGGTCTTCCTCTTCGCCGCCGCCGAGGCGACCGAGGAGTACACCTACGCCCGCACCCGCACCGCCATCCGCTCGCTGCTGGACCTCGCCCCGGAGACCGCGACGCGCCTCGTACCCGAAGACGGGCGGGAGGAGACGGTCCCCGCCGAGGAGCTCGAGGTCGGGGACCTCTTCCTGGTCAGGCCCGGCGAGAGGATACCGACGGACGGGGAGATCATCGAGGGAGAGAGCAGCCTGGACGAGGCGGCGGTGACGGGCGAGTCCGTGCCGGTGGAGAAGGGCGAGGGGGGGAAGGTCTTCGCCGGGACCATCAACACCACCGGTTCTCTGAAGGTCCGCGCGACGACGCCCTTCGAGTCGAACTCGCTGCAGAAGATCATACACCTCGTCGAGGAGGCCCAGGGCGTCAAGTCCCGCGCCCAGCGCTGGATAGACCGCTTCGGCAACCGCTACAGCCCCGCCGTCCTCGTCGGTGCGCTCCTATTGCTCGTCGTCCCCCCGCTCCTTGGCGGCGCCTTCGACACCTGGTCCTACCGCGCGGTGGTCTTGCTGGTGGCGGCCGCGCCGTGCGCCCTGGTGATGTCCACCCCCGTGGCGGTGGCCGCGGCGATAGGCCGCGCAGGAAGGGAGGGCGTCTTGATCAAAGGCGGGATACACCTGGAGAACCTCTCGAAGCTGAAGGTAGTCGCTTTTGATAAGACCGGGACCCTCACCCGCGGCAGGCCGGTCGTAACCGACGTGGTGGCGTCCGCCAACGGTTCGCCGGAGGAGATGCTGAGGGCCGCCGCCGGGGTGGAGCGCCTCAGCGAGCACCCGCTGGCCCGGGCCATCGTGGATAGGGCGCGCTCGGAGGGGATCTCGCTCCCCGACCCGCGCGGCTTCGAGTCGCTCACCGGCGCGGGCGCTAAAGCGCAGGTCGACGGGCGGTCCGTCTACGTGGGCAGCCCGGCGCTGTTCCGGGACCTGGGCGTCTCCCCGGACGGGGCGCTCGAAGAGATCGGGCGCCTGCAAGCGGAGGGGAAGACGGTCGTCCTGGTCGGTGACGAAGCGCGCGTGGAGGGTCTCTTGGCGCTGCGCGACGAGCCCAGGGAGGAGGCCAGGCGCGCCGTCGAGGACCTGCACGGGATGGGCTACCGGGTGGCGATGCTCACCGGGGACAACGAGCGCACCGCCAAAGCCATCGCCAAGGAGCTCGGCATCGACGACGTGAGGGCCGACCTCAAGCCCGAGGACAAGGTCACGGCCGTCAAGGAGCTGGAGCGGGAGTACGGCCCCGTGGCGATGGTCGGGGACGGCATAAACGACTCGCCGGCCCTCGCCACCGCGAGCGTCGGGATGGCGATGGGGACGGCGGGCACCGACGCGGCGATCGAGGCCGCCGACGTGGCGCTCATGGGCGACGACCCCGGGAAGGCCGCCTACGCCCTGCGACTGGCCAGGCGCAGCCAGGGGATAAGCCTGCAGAACATCGTCTTCTCGATCCTGGTTTTGGCCGTCTTGATACCCGGCGCGGTCCTCGGGGCTTTAGGCATCGCCGTGGCCGTCTTCGCCCACGAGGCCTCGGAGCTCCTTGCAGTCGCCAACGGCCTGCGCGCGGCGCGTAGGGTCGCCTGA
- a CDS encoding ZIP family metal transporter, with the protein MNEYLLVLLFAALPALGNFAGGLLAEFVPLSRLALNLALYSAAGVVVAVVAVELIPRALEAEPAWAIVGAFVLGGAFYTAVDWGIQRLNDRFGSEGGAGQWVIFFGVSVDLFSDGIMVGTGSTVAVGLGLLLALGQVPSDVPEGFSTIANFRRGGVTRRTRLLLSAAFAVPIFLGATLGYWLMRDAPELYKLLLLTFTAGVLSTLVVEELVPEAVEEVPESPLSPLAFIGGFALFTLLSAYLEIG; encoded by the coding sequence TTGAACGAGTACCTCTTGGTGCTGCTCTTCGCCGCGCTGCCGGCTCTGGGCAACTTTGCGGGGGGCCTGCTCGCCGAGTTCGTGCCTCTCTCGCGGCTCGCGCTCAACCTCGCCCTCTACTCCGCGGCCGGGGTGGTGGTCGCCGTGGTGGCCGTCGAGCTGATCCCCCGCGCTTTGGAAGCGGAGCCGGCGTGGGCCATCGTCGGGGCCTTCGTGCTGGGCGGCGCCTTTTACACGGCCGTGGACTGGGGCATCCAACGTCTCAACGACCGCTTTGGTAGCGAGGGTGGGGCGGGCCAGTGGGTCATCTTCTTCGGCGTCTCGGTGGACCTCTTTTCCGACGGGATCATGGTCGGCACCGGCTCGACGGTAGCAGTAGGCCTCGGCCTGCTCCTGGCCCTCGGCCAGGTACCCTCAGACGTCCCCGAAGGGTTCTCCACCATCGCCAACTTCCGGCGAGGGGGCGTTACGCGCCGGACGCGCCTCTTGCTCTCGGCGGCCTTCGCCGTGCCGATCTTCCTGGGCGCGACGCTCGGCTACTGGCTAATGCGCGACGCCCCCGAGCTCTACAAGCTCCTCTTGCTCACCTTCACCGCCGGCGTTCTTTCTACGCTCGTGGTCGAGGAGCTAGTGCCGGAGGCGGTGGAGGAGGTGCCCGAGAGCCCGCTCTCGCCCCTGGCCTTCATCGGCGGCTTCGCGCTGTTCACCCTGCTGTCGGCCTACCTGGAGATCGGGTAG
- a CDS encoding class I SAM-dependent methyltransferase encodes MEIGLKTRNNRAGRRTAAVGGALAAAALLAYALWWRKNPSACPYALRFFVELPHPFITRGRLREILAPRPGERVLEVGPGTGYYALHVAEWLGPSGRLDVLDLQQEMLDHTMRRAAGLGIENIVASRGDAQALPYPDGGFDAAYLTVVLGEVPDQEQALRELRRVLKPGGRLVVGEVFPDFHMVPFGALRQRAEAAGLAFERRLGGPLGYFARFRPRPDGAQDGSRDS; translated from the coding sequence ATGGAGATCGGGCTCAAGACGAGGAACAACCGAGCGGGGAGGCGGACCGCGGCCGTCGGCGGCGCCCTCGCGGCCGCGGCCCTACTGGCCTACGCCCTGTGGTGGCGCAAGAACCCCTCGGCCTGCCCGTACGCGCTGCGCTTCTTCGTGGAGCTGCCGCACCCGTTCATCACCAGAGGCCGGCTGCGCGAGATCCTGGCCCCTCGCCCCGGTGAGCGGGTGCTGGAGGTCGGGCCGGGAACGGGCTACTACGCACTGCACGTGGCCGAATGGCTAGGCCCCAGCGGCAGGCTCGACGTCCTGGACCTCCAGCAGGAGATGCTCGACCACACCATGCGCCGTGCGGCCGGGCTGGGCATCGAGAACATCGTAGCGTCACGGGGCGACGCGCAGGCGCTCCCGTACCCCGACGGAGGTTTCGACGCCGCCTACCTGACCGTGGTCCTCGGCGAGGTACCTGACCAGGAGCAGGCACTCCGCGAGCTGCGCCGCGTACTCAAACCGGGCGGTCGCCTCGTGGTGGGCGAGGTATTCCCGGACTTCCACATGGTCCCCTTCGGAGCACTGCGGCAGCGGGCGGAGGCGGCGGGCCTCGCGTTCGAGCGCCGGCTCGGCGGACCCCTCGGGTACTTCGCGAGGTTCCGCCCCCGGCCAGACGGCGCGCAAGATGGCTCGAGAGACTCGTAA
- a CDS encoding tyrosine-type recombinase/integrase, which yields MVRGAGPKLEVLRGGTEAADGDLIGEYMGTLGGRSTSTVEAYGRILRQLAAWVAERPGGGGGFRPELLTRTAVEGYLSELEARGYGPGHRAKAKSAISGFATWLVEEKGLLRKNPARGVEVPASQVLAPRRLSADQRYVLKNLVEKEGTLRSAAVFSLGYWAGCRVSDVSWLQSEDCHLGPKIGWLRVGHKGGKLRDIDLLNQARRPLFEYLHHGGRDPESPYVFTSQRAPRLTEAGVHHWFRKLRSKATRDEWELVGDVTFHDLRHDFAHRARETGWSIEEVAYYLGHVTKKGTPAISTTARYTQVSREDVKEKLGDLRG from the coding sequence ATGGTGCGAGGAGCGGGGCCGAAACTGGAGGTCCTGCGGGGTGGGACGGAAGCCGCGGACGGGGATCTCATCGGGGAGTATATGGGGACGCTAGGCGGGAGGTCCACTTCGACGGTAGAGGCCTACGGGAGGATCCTGCGGCAGCTTGCCGCGTGGGTCGCGGAGCGGCCCGGAGGAGGCGGAGGGTTCCGGCCAGAGTTGCTTACCCGGACGGCCGTGGAGGGTTATCTCTCGGAGCTGGAGGCCCGCGGGTACGGACCCGGCCACCGGGCGAAGGCCAAGAGCGCCATATCCGGTTTCGCCACCTGGCTCGTCGAGGAGAAGGGCCTCCTGCGCAAGAACCCCGCCCGCGGGGTGGAGGTGCCGGCCTCGCAGGTCCTGGCGCCGCGCCGGCTCTCTGCCGACCAGCGCTACGTCCTGAAGAACTTGGTCGAGAAGGAGGGGACCTTGCGGAGCGCGGCGGTCTTCTCTTTGGGCTACTGGGCCGGCTGCAGGGTCTCGGACGTCTCCTGGCTGCAGTCGGAGGACTGCCACCTGGGTCCAAAGATCGGGTGGCTGAGGGTCGGCCACAAGGGTGGGAAGCTCCGCGACATAGACCTGCTCAACCAAGCCAGGCGCCCGCTCTTCGAGTACCTCCATCACGGCGGCCGGGATCCGGAGAGCCCTTACGTGTTCACCTCCCAGCGGGCGCCGCGCCTCACGGAGGCCGGCGTGCACCACTGGTTCCGCAAGCTGCGCTCGAAGGCAACCAGGGACGAGTGGGAGCTCGTAGGCGACGTCACATTCCACGACCTCCGGCACGACTTCGCCCACAGGGCGAGGGAGACCGGCTGGTCCATAGAAGAGGTCGCCTACTACCTGGGTCACGTTACCAAGAAGGGGACGCCGGCGATATCGACCACCGCCCGCTACACCCAGGTCTCCCGCGAGGACGTCAAGGAGAAGCTGGGGGACCTGCGCGGCTGA